A genomic region of Phragmites australis chromosome 2, lpPhrAust1.1, whole genome shotgun sequence contains the following coding sequences:
- the LOC133905472 gene encoding acidic endochitinase-like: protein MAAKPSKLKWPHVLALLLLAGMVGISHARNMAMYWGQNGDDGTLVDACNSGLYAFVILSLPSTVGSSQAQVLNLTGLSSDIQACQSLDVKVLLSLGGSNSSADDAKNVANYLWDNFLGGSCRSSPLSDAVLDGINFYTESGNSANYDDLANSLSQLSGQGRKMYLTAAPHSPYPAAVKIANLDWSRAPFPRNRHNLKESSLYMYRQTTNDAKQQPKQQQDPARLATRLEKGY, encoded by the coding sequence ATGGCCGCTAAGCCGAGTAAGCTCAAGTGGCCTCATGTCCttgcccttctcctcctcgctgGCATGGTTGGCATCTCCCATGCCCGGAACATGGCCATGTACTGGGGCCAGAACGGCGATGACGGTACCCTGGTCGACGCCTGCAACTCTGGCCTCTACGCCTTTGTCATCCTCTCGTTGCCCAGCACCGTCGGCAGCAGCCAAGCCCAGGTCCTCAATCTCACCGGCCTCAGCTCCGACATCCAGGCGTGCCAATCACTGGATGTCAAGGTGCTCCTTTCCCTCGGCGGCAGCAACTCTTCCGCCGATGACGCAAAGAACGTGGCCAACTACCTGTGGGACAACTTCCTGGGCGGCAGCTGCCGGTCTAGCCCTCTCAGCGACGCCGTCCTGGATGGCATCAACTTCTACACCGAGAGCGGCAACTCAGCGAACTACGACGACCTGGCCAACTCCCTGTCCCAGCTCAGCGGGCAGGGCCGGAAGATGTACCTGACGGCGGCGCCGCATTCCCCGTACCCGGCCGCTGTCAAAATAGCCAACCTAGACTGGAGTCGGGCTCCATTTCCGCGCAACCGGCACAACCTTAAGGAGAGCTCTTTATATATGTATCGTCAGACGACCAACGATGCCAAGCAGCAGCCCAAGCAGCAGCAGGATCCTGCACGACTGGCGACACGGTTGGAGAAGGGGTATTAG